A stretch of Triticum aestivum cultivar Chinese Spring chromosome 1D, IWGSC CS RefSeq v2.1, whole genome shotgun sequence DNA encodes these proteins:
- the LOC123174852 gene encoding transcription factor MYC2-like: protein MDNLLSPSSCFLPPSPSSQYSTVGTQVIEFVPLLHEQWLFDDGTMSQNEDRELWAPMGSTLPRSPELSELPSGVPATPLSNGKRRGRKPGPRSDSRQTVGHVQAERQRRDKLNRRFCDLRAVVPNVSRMDKASLLADAATYIGELRTRVAHLEDEANKTLEKGAAAAASRGGPASKFLQVDETVDVRMVGRDGAAVRVTTTANHAPAQLMGALRSLELQVQHACVSHVQGVTLQDVLVDMPASMQDADDLRSALLQALQEQQDSA, encoded by the coding sequence ATGGACAATCTACTCTCTCCGTCCTCCTGCTTCCTTCCACCTTCGCCGTCCTCCCAATACTCCACGGTGGGCACACAGGTGATCGAGTTTGTGCCCCTGCTTCACGAGCAATGGCTGTTCGACGACGGCACGATGTCCCAGAACGAGGACAGGGAGCTGTGGGCGCCTATGGGGAGCACGCTTCCCCGGAGCCCTGAGCTCTCGGAGCTGCCGTCGGGCGTCCCGGCAACGCCGCTGTCCAATGGTAAGCGGCGTGGCCGGAAACCCGGGCCCCGCTCCGACTCTCGCCAAACCGTCGGCCACGTGCAGGCTGAGCGCCAGCGCCGCGACAAACTGAACCGTCGATTTTGCGACCTCCGCGCTGTCGTCCCCAACGTGTCCCGTATGGACAAGGCATCACTCCTTGCTGACGCCGCCACCTACATCGGGGAGCTACGCACCCGCGTAGCGCACTTGGAGGACGAGGCCAACAAGACATTGGAGAAGGGAGCTGCGGCCGCCGCTTCTCGCGGTGGTCCAGCTTCCAAGTTCCTGCAGGTAgatgaaactgtggacgtgcggaTGGTGGGACGAGACGGGGCCGCGGTGCGTGTGACCACCACTGCCAACCACGCTCCCGCGCAGCTGATGGGCGCCCTCCGGTCACTGGAGCTGCAGGTGCAGCATGCCTGCGTTAGCCACGTGCAGGGCGTGACCCTGCAAGACGTCCTCGTGGACATGCCAGCCTCGATGCAGGACGCCGACGACCTCCGCTCGGCGCTGCTCCAGGCGCTGCAGGAGCAGCAGGACAGCGCCTAA